AGATCACCGTTGTTGACGGTAATGTTATGATCAATGGAGCAAAGGTGGTAGCCACCGTGCCAGCAAGCAATGGCATTGTTTGCGTGATCGAGCAAGTGCTCTTGCCACCAGCCACAAAATAATAATTCATCTGCACATACGGGAAAAGTGTGCAGTTGGGTGAAAGCGGCGAAAGCGTCCTGAACGGACGCTTTCGTTGTTCAACCCAAAATTTGCACAAGAAGAACTTTTGCATCACCTTAGCCCGGCCTGACGAAAGTCATCTTTCAAGCTGACCTAGTTCAAGGTAGGGTAAACTGATCATTATCAGTTTCGCGTCGCCTAAGGAGAGTACACTTGATGAGCGTCATCTTTCTACTGATCACTTGCAGCACAGTTGTAGCCCTGGTCTTTCTGGGTGCCTTCGTTTGGGCTGTTCGCAAAGGGCAGTATGATGATGACCGATCGCCCGCAGTACGTATGTTGCACGACCTTCCACCCCAAGTGGATCCCAAGACGACAGCCGAATAGCCACGCCCCTCCTTTTCGAAAGCAGCAAAGCAAGATCAAGAAACCATGATGGAACGTTTTCAATACGACAACCGCATTGCAAAGAACTTCATGTTCGTTACCTTACTATGGGGTGTAGTCGGCACGTTGGTGGGGTTAACAGCTGCCATGCAATTGGTACTTCCTTCATGGAACTTCGCTGAATGGGGCAGCTTCGGGCGGTTGCGTCCGTTGCATACGAACGCCATGGTCTTTGCCTTCGTAGGCAACGCCATTTTTGCGGGTGTTTATTACAGCTTGCAACGTCTGTTGAAAACGCGGATGTACAGCGATCTGCTCAGCGCGATCCATTTCTGGGGTTGGCAGTTGATCATTGTTGCAGCAGCTATAACCCTACCCTTGGGAATGACAACGGGTAAGGAATATGCGGAATTGGAATGGCCCATCGACATTGCGATCACCTTGGTCTGGGTGGTATTCGGTATCAACATGTTCGGCACTATACTCAAGCGTCGTGAGCGGCACTTGTACGTGGCGATCTGGTTCTACATCGCAACATGGGTGACTGTCGCCATGTTGCACATCGTGAACAGTATTGAACTACCGATCTCACTCACCAAGAGCTACAGTTATTATGCAGGTGTGCAGGATGCGCTTGTGCAATGGTGGTACGGACACAATGCCGTAGCATTCTTCTTGACCACACCCTTCTTGGGATTGATGTATTACTTCTTGCCCAAAGCTGCGAACCGTCCGGTATACAGCTATAAACTTTCGATAATCCACTTTTGGAGTTTGATCTTCCTCTATATCTGGGCGGGTCCGCATCACTTGTTATACAGCGCGCTGCCGGAATGGGCACAATCGCTAGGCGTAGTATTCAGTATAATGTTGATCGCACCGAGCTGGGGCGGTATGCTCAACGGCCTGCTCACCTTGCGCGGTGCTTGGGACCGTGTACGTGAAGATCCCGTGCTCAAGTTCATGGTGGTAGCAGTTACCTGTTACGGCATGGCAACGTTGGAAGGTCCTCTGCTGAGCATCAAGAGCATCAATGCCATTGCACACTTCACGGATTGGATCATTGCCCACGTCCACATTGGTGGATTGGGTTGGAACGGCTTCTTGGCCTTTGGTATGATCTACTGGATGGCCCCACGCCTTTACGGCACCAAGCTGTATTCCACCACGCTGGCGAATTGGCATTTCTGGTTGGGCACATTGGGTATCATCTTCTATGCTATCCCACTTTATTTCGCTGGCTTCTTCCAAAGTCTTATGTGGAAGCAGTTCACCCCGGATGGGTTCCTGGTCTACAAGAACTTCCTGGATACCTTGTTGGAGATCCAGACCGCATACTGGTTACGGGCATTGGGAGGCACATTGTACATCACCGGTATATTGATCATGATCTACAATATCCGCAAGACGGTAAGCACAGGTAAACTCATCGCCAACGAAGATGCCGAGGCACCGGCAATGGAAGCAGAAGTAGCATCGACTTCTGCTGGGCACTGGCATCGGGCCATTGAAAAGCGCCCGATCCAAATGTTGATCTTGAGTTTGATCGTCGTTGGCATCGGTGGTGTACTGGAGATCGTGCCTACGTTTCTCGTGAAGAGCAACATCCCAACAATAAGTCAAGTAAAGCCATACACACCACTTGAGCTTCATGGCCGGGACATTTACGTACGCGAAGGATGCTACACCTGCCACTCTCAAATGATACGTCCGTTCCGCAGTGAAACAGAACGTTATGGGGAATATGCGAAGGCGGGCGAATTCGTTTATGATCATCCGTTCCAATGGGGCAGCAAACGCACAGGCCCCGATCTGTTGCGCGTAGGAGCCAAGTATCCCGATAGCTGGCATTACTACCACATGTTCGACCCCACGTCCATGAGCCCTGGATCCTTGATGCCGGCCTATACAGCAATGTTCGAGAACGAGTTGGATATTACCACTACGGAGAAAAAGATCGAGGCTATGCGAACGATGGGCGTACCGTATGCCGAGGACTTCCCTGCAAAAGCAAACGACGACATCGTGAAACAGCGCGATGCGATAACGGCTCGATTGAAAAAGGACGGGATCGATGCTCAAAGCGATCGCGAGATCATTGCGGTCATCGCCTACTTGCAACGGCTGGGAACGGACATCAAGAGCAAACCGGTCGTAGAGATCAGTCAGCTACCCTAATGCTGAAATTCATCAAGCACCACATGGACACGATCAACGGGATCGGTATATACCCGGCGATCTCGTTCGTACTGTTCTTCACCTTCTTCGTTCTGATGCTGGTCTGGTTGCGGAAAGTGGGTCGCGATCACATGGACCACATGGCAGCACTGCCGATCAACGAAGAATTTTCCACCCTCGAAATAGAACACAATGATCATTGAGCGCAATTCAATCCTACGCGGAACCGTCATTGCCTTCATGGCAACGACCACGCTACCCCTTCTCGCACAGGACGCAGTGCAGGCCGTTCAAGTAGAACCCGTGCTACACGTGAGCCGGGATCTCCTCTATGCGCTGGTTGCACTGGCTTTGACACAGGTGATATTCATTGCTTCTTTGGCGAGCATAATGCGCACCATGGGCGGTCCGGGAGGATGGATCACCAAATTGCTGAGTGATCGCAACAAAGCAGCCATTCTGCTGCCATTCCTGTTGCTCACCGCGAGCACCGTCAATGCGCAAGCATTCAAAGGAACTGATGCTGACATAAGCAGCTATCACACCTTCTGGATACTGACGATCATCAATGCATTTCTATTCATCATCCTGCTCGTTCAATTGAATCTGGTACGGAGGCTTACGCGCATGGTAAGCGGTTCAGAAGAAAAAGAAGCCGCACTTGAAACAGCAAGAGCGCTGGAACCAAGTTGGTGGGATAAGCTGATGAAGAGCTTGACCAAGCAGGTTGAGATCGAAAAGGAAAAAGACATCTTGTTGGAGCACGACTATGATGGTATCCGCGAGCTTGACAACGTGCTGCCGCCTTGGTGGGTGTGGTTGTTCTACGGTTGTATTGCATGGGGCGTATTCTACTTGGCCGCAGTCCATGTCCTGGATATCCTACCGGAACAGAACACAGAATACAAAGAAGCCATGGCACAAGCGGAGATCGACATTGCAGCATATAAATCGACCCAGACCGCTACAGTGGATGAGACCAATGTGGAAATGAGCACTGAGGCGAACTTTCTGGCAGCGGGCAAAGCCAACTTCACAACCTTCTGTACACCTTGCCACGGGGCCGATGCAGCTGGATCCGAGAACTCTGTTGGTCCGAATCTGACAGATGCTCATTGGATACATGGCGGTGGCATCAAGAACGTGTTCAAGACCATCAAGTACGGCGTTCCGGAAAAAGGCATGATCAGTTGGAAGAGCCAATTGCAACCTAAAGAGATCAGTGAATTATCCAGCTACATCATGAGCTTACAGGGCACAGGCCCTGCCACACAAAAAGCACCGCAAGGTGAGCTCTGGCAAGAAGATGGAGCCGTGCCTACCGATAGTACGGCCATCACTGCGGATACTACGTCCGTGGCGGTGACGCAATGACACCTCAACCCGCTCATATAAAGCGCGACACAGCGCCGGATGAAAGCTACCGGGATGCGATAAGCACGGTGGACAAAGCAGGAAAACGCGTTTGGGTCTATCCGAAGAAACCCAAGGGAAAGTTCACCAAGTGGCGACAGCTGTTCGCCTATTCCGTGCTTGTCCTTTTATTCGTTGGTCCGTTCATTCGCATAGACGGAGAACCCTTGTTGATGATCAACTTGGTGGAACGACGGTTCGTTTTCTTCGGGCAGGTGTTCTGGCCACAGGACTTCTTGATCTTCGTGATCGGCTTTCTCACGTTCATTGTCTTCGTCGCCTTGTTCACCGTCGCGTTCGGTCGGCTTTTCTGTGGCTGGGCCTGTCCGCAAACGGTATTCATGGAACATGTTTTCCGCCGAATAGAGTACGCCATTGAGGGCGATTGGAAACAACAACAAGCCTTGAACAAAGGCCCGATGGATGCCAACAAGGCTTGGAAGAAAACGCTGAAGCACATCATCTTCTTCAGCATCAGCTTCATCATTGCGAACACCTTTCTGGCCTATATCATCGGTTCGGATGAATTGTTGAGGATCATTAGGGAACCAGCGAACCAGCACATGGGTGGTCTGGCAGCGATCGTTGCGTTCAGCGGAGCGTTCTATGGCAACTTCGCGTTCTTCCGGGAACAAGCATGTACCACGGTTTGTCCTTATGGTCGCTTACAGGGCGTATTGTTGGATCGCAAAGCATCATCATCGCTTATGATCATGTACGTGGCGAGACACGTGGTCTTTTCCGGAAGAACGAGGTGCGCGAAGAAGCCGGCAAGGGCGATTGCATCGATTGCAAGGCCTGTGTTCATGTATGTCCTACGGGGATCGATATCCGCAACGGAACACAATTGGAATGTGTGAATTGCACGGCATGCATTGATGCGTGTGATCACATGATGGAAAGTGTGAACTTGCCCAAAGGGTTGATCCGCTATGCCAGTGAATCCGAGATCGCGGACAAGAAGCCGTTCCGTTTCGATACACGGATGAAGGCGTATTCCGTGGTATTGGTAGCGCTGATCGGTGTACTCAGCACGTTGATCGCCATACGATCTGATACGGATACTACCCTTCTACGCACGCCAGGAATGCTCTTCCAAGAACAACCGGATGGCCGCATCAGTAACTTGTACCACGTTAAGACCATGAACAAGACACAATACGATATGCCCTTGCGTATGGAATTGATGAATGCTGATGGCGAGATCAAGTTGATCGGAAAGTCGATGGACCTGAAGGCTGGTGAATTGGCGCAAGGTGAGTTGTTCATCATCCTTCCAAAGATCAATTGCAAGGCACCAAGACCAAGTTGGTGATAGGCGTTTTCAGTGGTGATAAGCTCTTGAGAAAGTAAAGACATCCTTTGTGGGACCGATCGTGATCAATAAGAAATGAATTGGGGAAAAGGAATAACACTAGCGCTGATCGCCTTTGCGGGAATGATGGCCTACTTCCTGATCAGAGCTTCGGGGAATCCTTCACCTTTGGTAACGGACAAGTACTACGAACAAGAGCTGAAATACCAGCAACGGATCAACAATACCAACCGCGCAGATGCACTTTCGGCGGATGGTGATGCGGATCACTGCAAATGGCATTCGAGTGGAATTCCCAAAAGAAATTGACCCTGGAACAATGACGGGCGAGCTCACACTGCTGCGCCCGAACAACCCTACTTTGGATAAAGCGATCGCAGTAATGGCAAGCAGTGATGGTATTTTCGAGATCGAAGGGGATCTACTTGCGCCTGGCCGGTACAACGCCTTGTTGGAATGGAAAGCAGGTGAGAGCGCGTATTACTCTGAACAAAGAATAGTGGTACAATGAATGCGCTGCTCGCCACCGCTTTCATACTTGGTATTGCGGGCAGCGCGCATTGTGTTGGAATGTGCGGACCTATTGCTTTGGCCGTGCCCTCCCCTGCACCGGGTTGGCGTGCAAGGCTCAGCAGCACGTTGATCCTGAATAGCGGACGACTTCTCACGTACATGCTCTTGGGTGTAGCATTCGGAGCCTTTGGAAAAGCATTGGAGCTTGCCGGCCTCCAGCGCACCACGACGATCGTTGCCGGGACCATATTGCTGATATCCGTGATCGTACCGGGCCTCTTTGAGCGTTGGTCACCCACGGGATCAATAGCCCTGTTCATTGGTAGAATGCGTAGTCTGCTGGCAAGGAACTTGAAACGCACTGCGCCCGAAGCCTTGTTCCTTACGGGATCGCTCAATGGTCTATTACCATGCGGATTGGTCTATGCCGCTGCGCTTGGAGCCGCAACATTCGGAACGGTATGGCAAGGTGCATTGTT
This genomic window from Flavobacteriales bacterium contains:
- the ccoS gene encoding cbb3-type cytochrome oxidase assembly protein CcoS, producing MSVIFLLITCSTVVALVFLGAFVWAVRKGQYDDDRSPAVRMLHDLPPQVDPKTTAE
- the ccoN gene encoding cytochrome-c oxidase, cbb3-type subunit I, with the translated sequence MMERFQYDNRIAKNFMFVTLLWGVVGTLVGLTAAMQLVLPSWNFAEWGSFGRLRPLHTNAMVFAFVGNAIFAGVYYSLQRLLKTRMYSDLLSAIHFWGWQLIIVAAAITLPLGMTTGKEYAELEWPIDIAITLVWVVFGINMFGTILKRRERHLYVAIWFYIATWVTVAMLHIVNSIELPISLTKSYSYYAGVQDALVQWWYGHNAVAFFLTTPFLGLMYYFLPKAANRPVYSYKLSIIHFWSLIFLYIWAGPHHLLYSALPEWAQSLGVVFSIMLIAPSWGGMLNGLLTLRGAWDRVREDPVLKFMVVAVTCYGMATLEGPLLSIKSINAIAHFTDWIIAHVHIGGLGWNGFLAFGMIYWMAPRLYGTKLYSTTLANWHFWLGTLGIIFYAIPLYFAGFFQSLMWKQFTPDGFLVYKNFLDTLLEIQTAYWLRALGGTLYITGILIMIYNIRKTVSTGKLIANEDAEAPAMEAEVASTSAGHWHRAIEKRPIQMLILSLIVVGIGGVLEIVPTFLVKSNIPTISQVKPYTPLELHGRDIYVREGCYTCHSQMIRPFRSETERYGEYAKAGEFVYDHPFQWGSKRTGPDLLRVGAKYPDSWHYYHMFDPTSMSPGSLMPAYTAMFENELDITTTEKKIEAMRTMGVPYAEDFPAKANDDIVKQRDAITARLKKDGIDAQSDREIIAVIAYLQRLGTDIKSKPVVEISQLP
- a CDS encoding CcoQ/FixQ family Cbb3-type cytochrome c oxidase assembly chaperone; translated protein: MLKFIKHHMDTINGIGIYPAISFVLFFTFFVLMLVWLRKVGRDHMDHMAALPINEEFSTLEIEHNDH
- a CDS encoding c-type cytochrome — its product is MIIERNSILRGTVIAFMATTTLPLLAQDAVQAVQVEPVLHVSRDLLYALVALALTQVIFIASLASIMRTMGGPGGWITKLLSDRNKAAILLPFLLLTASTVNAQAFKGTDADISSYHTFWILTIINAFLFIILLVQLNLVRRLTRMVSGSEEKEAALETARALEPSWWDKLMKSLTKQVEIEKEKDILLEHDYDGIRELDNVLPPWWVWLFYGCIAWGVFYLAAVHVLDILPEQNTEYKEAMAQAEIDIAAYKSTQTATVDETNVEMSTEANFLAAGKANFTTFCTPCHGADAAGSENSVGPNLTDAHWIHGGGIKNVFKTIKYGVPEKGMISWKSQLQPKEISELSSYIMSLQGTGPATQKAPQGELWQEDGAVPTDSTAITADTTSVAVTQ
- a CDS encoding FixH family protein → MNWGKGITLALIAFAGMMAYFLIRASGNPSPLVTDKYYEQELKYQQRINNTNRADALSADGDADHCKWHSSGIPKRN
- a CDS encoding FixH family protein, which codes for MRITANGIRVEFPKEIDPGTMTGELTLLRPNNPTLDKAIAVMASSDGIFEIEGDLLAPGRYNALLEWKAGESAYYSEQRIVVQ
- a CDS encoding sulfite exporter TauE/SafE family protein encodes the protein MNALLATAFILGIAGSAHCVGMCGPIALAVPSPAPGWRARLSSTLILNSGRLLTYMLLGVAFGAFGKALELAGLQRTTTIVAGTILLISVIVPGLFERWSPTGSIALFIGRMRSLLARNLKRTAPEALFLTGSLNGLLPCGLVYAAALGAATFGTVWQGALFMALFGLGTWPALIALRMSGSMLGTNARKMLRRASPVLVTTLAVLMILRGLELGIPLISPPPPTVAGTIINCH